The Haloarchaeobius amylolyticus genome window below encodes:
- a CDS encoding transcriptional regulator, giving the protein MSRDALVENLTAMLQDAGFRVSDRCVIRPKSFDLAARRGEDLVLVKILSNIDAFDAATGAEMRRLGMYLDATPLVIGLRTRDEDLKPDVVYFRHGVPVMAPDTAMTLFVEDVPPLIYAAPGGLYVNIDGELLADEREQQNMSLGQLASELGVSRRTVSKYEDGMNASVDVAMRLEEMFDAPLTAPVDVMDGADEVRDAEPTPDDPQADPDDEPIVTVMTRVGYDVHPTLRSPFKAVSEDNEAEDEGPVSHREVREHTLLTGHSEFTEAAKKRARIMSSIGSVTRTRSVYFVDRSKRESVDGTAIIEREEVEQMRDADDLRDLIRERTDLEEEPA; this is encoded by the coding sequence ATGTCTCGGGATGCACTGGTCGAGAACCTCACCGCCATGCTGCAGGACGCAGGGTTCCGGGTGAGCGACCGGTGCGTCATCCGTCCGAAGAGCTTCGACCTCGCTGCCCGCCGGGGCGAGGACCTCGTCCTCGTCAAGATCCTCTCGAACATCGACGCCTTCGACGCGGCGACCGGCGCGGAGATGCGACGACTCGGGATGTACCTGGACGCGACGCCACTGGTCATCGGTCTCCGGACCCGTGACGAGGACCTGAAGCCGGACGTGGTGTACTTCCGCCACGGCGTGCCGGTCATGGCACCCGACACCGCGATGACGCTGTTCGTCGAGGACGTGCCGCCGCTCATCTACGCGGCCCCCGGCGGCCTGTACGTCAACATCGACGGCGAGTTGCTGGCCGACGAGCGCGAACAGCAGAACATGAGCCTCGGTCAGCTCGCGAGCGAACTCGGCGTCTCCCGGCGCACCGTCTCGAAGTACGAGGACGGGATGAACGCCTCCGTCGACGTGGCGATGCGCCTGGAGGAGATGTTCGACGCGCCCCTGACCGCCCCGGTCGACGTGATGGACGGGGCCGACGAGGTGCGCGACGCCGAGCCGACGCCGGATGACCCCCAGGCCGACCCCGACGACGAACCCATCGTCACCGTGATGACCCGGGTCGGCTACGACGTCCATCCGACGCTTCGCTCGCCGTTCAAGGCCGTCAGCGAGGACAACGAGGCCGAGGACGAGGGACCGGTCTCCCACCGCGAGGTCCGCGAGCACACGCTGCTGACCGGCCACTCGGAGTTCACGGAGGCCGCGAAGAAACGCGCCCGCATCATGAGCTCCATCGGGTCGGTCACCCGCACCCGGTCGGTCTACTTCGTGGACCGCTCGAAGCGCGAGTCCGTCGACGGGACCGCCATCATCGAGCGCGAGGAGGTCGAGCAGATGCGCGACGCCGACGACCTGCGCGACCTCATCCGCGAGCGGACCGACCTCGAAGAGGAGCCGGCCTGA